The DNA region GAGAGCATATACCTAATAGACGGAGAGCCTCTGTTTGTAAAGGTAGCCATACCCGACTTAGGCGACGTCATCGCCCCCACGCTATTCCTAATACACAAATCTAGCAAGGCCAGTCTATTGTCTACGTACCCCAAGGCGGTGGTAGATGCTGGGGCTGTAAAGAGAATAATAGACGGAGCCGACGTGATGAGGCCCGGAATCAAGCACCTCGACGGCGACTTCGAAAAGGGAGATGTAGTATTTGTTACAGATGAGAAAGGGCGTGTAATAGCCATGTCAGTTGCCCTATTCTCTAGGGCTGAAATAGAACAGATGCAGAAGGGCAAGGTTCTAATAAACATTCACTACCTTGGAGACAAAATATGGCGCGCCTCCCAGGAGCTGGCCAAGAAGACAAGCTCTGAGTAACTGGGACGAGATACGCCGTCGTAGTCCAATTGCGAACTACG from Pyrobaculum arsenaticum DSM 13514 includes:
- a CDS encoding RNA-binding protein, with the protein product MRRIRLSNKEVRELRAANKAMAPILEKADVVEVAQLSEKESIYLIDGEPLFVKVAIPDLGDVIAPTLFLIHKSSKASLLSTYPKAVVDAGAVKRIIDGADVMRPGIKHLDGDFEKGDVVFVTDEKGRVIAMSVALFSRAEIEQMQKGKVLINIHYLGDKIWRASQELAKKTSSE